GTTCTGTAACCGTATGAATTTGAGTAAATAACTTCCCTtttctatacctcagtttccctctgtgTAACATGGGGGAGAAGGGGTAGggcatgacctctaaggtctctcatGACTCTAAGATCTTATTCGATTCTAGATTCTAAGTTCTAGATTCGAGGGCGACATCTCAGATGTGGGTGCTAGTACAGTACCACTAGGTATTTTGGTATTTTGGAACTCAGGGAATTCTATATAAAGGAGGGATCATCATGGTCTGGATTACAATAAGAGCTTTCCTGAGCATTTTAAGGCTTATAAAAATGCCTTTCTCATAACAACCAGGCAATACAAGGATTATCATACCCACttcccagaagaggaaagaggccaAGAGAAGGGACAGGGAATTAATAACTCGGAGCCAGGACTAGAATGTGGGTCTCCTGAATTCAAGGATCTTGCCTCTATGCTGCCTGAGCTCCCCATTACCCTCTCTATTCCCCAGGTGTCCTGGGCCACCATGGTCCACTGTAATAACCAAACCATGCCTCCCCCCATGACAGTCTTCATACTGCTAGGCTTCCCAGCTCTTCAGGAGGCCCCTCTCCcgctcttcttcatcttcctggCCCTATATACCCTCATCGTTGTGGGCAATGTAGTGATCCTAGTGGCTGTGATTGGAGACCCCAGGCTCCACAAGcccatgtatttcttcctgtGCAACCTTTCAGCCCTGGATGTTCTCTTTACAACCACCACTGTGCCCAAGATGCTGGCCATGTTCCTCTTCCAACATAATACCATCTCCTTCGCCAGCTGCTTCCTGCAGATGTACAGTTTCCATACCCTCACAGTCATGGAATCCTTTATCCTGGTAGTCATGGCCTATGACCGCTATGAAGCTATCTGCCACCCACTGCACTATCCTGTCCGTATGACTCCACAGGCCAATGCCAGGCTGGCAGCGAGTGCCTGGGCCATGGCACTGATCATCCCAGCCCCGGTGATGGTGGAGACATCCCAGCTGGAATACACAGCTAGGGCCACAGTGGAGCATTGTTTCTGTGACCACCTTGCTGTAGTAAGGGCTGCCTGTCAGGATGCTGGGACCGAGCAGCAGACTTTTATTGGCTTCTGCATTGCCATGACTGTCTCCTTGGTGCCTCTGTTCTTGGTTCTGTTCTCCTATGGGCGGATCCTGGCATCTGTTCTAAAGATTGCTTCCCAGGAAGGTCGGGCCAAGGCCTTTTCCACCTGTACATCCCACCTTCTGGTTGTTGGGACCTACTACTCATCCATTGCTGTGGCCTATGTGTCCTACCGAATGGAAATGGCCATTGATCTTCACGTGCTCAGCAATGTCATTTTTGCCATCTTGACCCCCATGTTGAACCCCCTCATCTACACATTGAGGAACAAGGATGTAAAGGAAGCCATTAAGACTGTCTTTCTAAGACATTTCCTCATTTGAAGAGCTCTTAGCCAGTTTATATGAAAATGACCTGGGACCTTTATTAGActacaaactcaatatgagtcaaaagTATGATTTggcagtcaaaaaagaaaatgcaattttAGACTGCATGAAGAGAGGCTAAGTATCTTAAACAAGTAAGGTCTTGTTGTTCTCCATTCTGTAAAACCCCATTTGGAATATTGTTTTCAGATCAGgcagccacattttaggaaggactttgtCAAGTTGGAGAGTGGCCAAAGGAAGGCAACCAGAAAGGAGGAATGGAACAGAAAACTATTTAATATGGGGTATGATTGAAGGATTTGAGAGTGTTTAGACTAAAGAAGACTTAGGGGAATATTATACTTTTCCTGAAATTTCCAGTCATTTCTAttgtgtttgactttttgtgacctcatttggggttttcttggcaaagatactggggtgatttgccatttccttctccagctcatttgacagataaggaaattgaggcaaagaggataaAGTAATTTCCCCAGGGTCTCGTAGCTAGAAAGTGtgtggggtcagatttgaactcaaacccagtggctctacccactgcaccacctagctgcccccgccCCCTTTCTTCAAATACCTGGAGGAAATgcggaagagggattagatttttttcttcttgtacccagaggacagaacttcTCCTAGATGATAGGTCTGGTCTGGTCACTGAGGATGGCTCAGGTTGTTGGCTGCCCATCTCTATATTGGGAGGTCATTCATGGTCTCCCTTACTTTGGTCTTCAAAGGCCCATCAGAGACAAGGAGACCAATACTTCATAGgtcaagggaagaggagaaaaggtatTTTTCCTGTGTTCTTATTCTGAAAAGTTCAATGGTTTACCCTAACCCCTCCAAGCAGACTCATTGGCCTGGAGGCTACTGGCTGAAATGAACAGACCATCAAACTGATTGTGTATTTAGTGTATTATATATAAACTTGTGTGTTTTGGTTGGTTTTATGTGTGTGCCATCTCCCTGTCAGGCCCTGAAGGCAAAGTCAAGTCAaggagcatttactaagtgcttactatgtgccaagcactgagaataaaaatataaaccaaaagaaagacagtctctaccctcaaggagctgacaatctagtCATTCTATTAGGGACCctatatacaaaaggaagctaaaaaggtgGGAGTCGTGTGGGAAGAAGGTACCTGGTGAGGGGGTATAGTGGAGAAGTATGGAGGAGGGCAGCTCTCTCAGTGGAGGTTCTGGGAAAAACTACCCAATCAGGGGAAAGGGATCCAGGAGCAAAGGGTACTTCTGAGGTGTGATTTCAGGAGTGAAAGTGAACTTCTAGGATGAAGAGATTTCTGGGGTATGTGACGTCCCCCTCAAATTGAGGGTGTCCTGAGTACAAGGCCTGTGTCTCCTCCTCACACAAGGAGCTCACTGAGGAAAGGAGCCACGTCTCCTCCCCTCAGACTGCAGGTTGCGGCACACAAGGACTCTGTAAACAAGTTCTCAGAAAGGGACTGAATTTCTTTTacattcttcatggccccattccCAATCTCCCTTCCaagtgatgataataatggtCCATGTGTCACTGAGGTGATATGGCTAATCCAGTGTCAACAGGCTATAAATTTTGGTTAGGGTATTTAGCAATGAGGTTGCATTTTTCTTGAACTATCCATCCCCTCTCACGTGGTTCCACGTGAGATCAAGCATATTTATGAAACAACTGGTCAGGATTCCAGATTCAGTCTGGGACAAATATCGAGGCTCATTCTGGGATGGGGATCAGGCTGGGGCCACTGTTAGGGCTTATTTTGTGATGCGGATCTTGGTTCAATCTGAGGCTAGGATTTGGGATCAATCTAAGGCCAGTGTCAAGGCTCAGGTTCTGACcagggatcataagatcatagatctagaaatggaaggaacctcagaggtcatctagcccaagtCTGGGTCCATCAGGATTACAGTTATCCATATCCATCACCCCACACTTCCTAGATGAAGCCCGGGGTTAAGCTCAAGTGGGAAGCAATTAAGATCCTGGAGGTCCTATTCATGACAGAGCAGGAGGACAATCAGGTCCTTCCAGAAGACTCCTTAGTTCTACTTTGCCCTTTTCTTCCAACCTCTAGAAATACTTAACCTAAAATCAAGCTCAGTTTGTCCAGCTTCTCCATTGTAAATCAGGGAAATTCCAGAAATTGGTTTTCCCCCAAAGTTCCGAATCTTTTGGGCACTAAGATATCCTTTGCTGTGATAATTAATATCCAGGGGACAGGTTCAGCTCTTCTGCTTGCAGCCTCCAATCTGAGTGGGCGGCAATAAGTCTCAGTCTGACACAGGCAGGCAAATCTCAGTTGCTATTTTTGTAGCTCTCTTCATGCATAGTACATTGGTCTTTCGGTGGGGTGGATGTCTGCCATTTGATTGAGGTGGCCTGAGAATCtgtcttcccccttttccttcaattcccacctttctctctctcctatctgttccttctcttctctcacagCCCCCATCCTAAGACAGGTCCTCATTGCCACCCAAGAGCCTCCTAATAGATCCTTGTGCCTCTACTCTTTCCCCCTCTGGGTCATCTTTCATATGCTGCCAGACTGATATTCCTTATGCATAGATCTGATTATGTCACCTTTCTTTAAAAATCCTCCCTGTTTTCTtctaagttcaaattccatccattcattcattcagtaaccATTTGCTGGCCTCCCACAGATCatctatactctctctctctctctcccccctctcctctctcttttctctttccttttcttctctctttccctcctcctctctctctcttccaatcCGTCCTTTCCCTactgttagaaaaaaaatgttaaacttaTAGATCAGGTCATATCACTTGTCTATTAAAAAAACTGAGGGAAGTTCGAGCTACTTAACCTGCCTAATCTTATCAACAAATTTCCCCATTCCATGCACTTTGTGGGCCAGACTACCTGGTCTGCTCTCTCTAACTCCAAAACACACCCcatgctttccttcctctgtgCCTTGGCTCATTCTATACCACCTGTCTGGAatgtcttctctcccccttctcctgttGCCCAATTTCAATGCTACCTTATCCAGGAGGCCTCCCTGTTCTTGCCAGACACTAACAGCCTGTTCCTCAGACCTCACAGAGCCCTCTGTTTGTACctctttatatattatattattccaTATCATAGCCCTCTGTATTGATATCTTATTCTTCTACTAAACTatgagctccatgaaggcaaggaTTGAATTTTAGTGAAACTTTTTACTTCCACCAGTGCAAAGCATTGTTCTGCACACTATGAAaaggatgatggtggtggtggtggtggtggtggtgatgatgatgatgagagtgAGAGCCAGCTTCAACCCAACCCGCTTCAAGGGTAAATCCCAAAACTTTTATCAAGTGAGAACACAACTGGATAGTTCACTAGGTACATGCAAAGACTGGGTGCAGAAAAAAAAAGGCCTTAAAAGCCATTTTGTAAACTAGACGATGGAGAAAGCTGTCCAGATTGACTGAGGAAACTTGGTTTCCTATTGATGAACATTATGGTTCATctacaaaaaaagtaaagaaagtcgGTTTAGAATATATCACTGCACCAGCAGCATCCCAGGGACAGTAATGAATGATGGCAGTGTCTTCATCAGGAGCCAAAGACAGACTGGATGCAATGAGGAGATTCTAATTAAATGCAAATCCTCTAGTGCTTCTCCAGCCAAAGTCTTAGTCTCCTTCATCCTCCCTCCCAAATGACTCCTTCTCAGAGGTATGGCTGGAGCCTTCTACCCTTTGCCAGATCCTCAAATCCCCGGCTTCTGAACTGACTCACTATTTTATAGGTGACCTACAGGGCATGATTAAGTTTTCTCAACCGTTCTGAACATTCTTCCTGTGCAACATTCTTGCAGTTCATCCAATGACTTTCAAAGACATCTAAATTGATCACGCACCATCACCCCTCTACCTCCCCACATACTTAGTCTAAAACTTGTACTTAACTGATTGATTCAGTTGAGATTGAAGTCCAAACAACTGAGATGTGTCTTTACCTGATAAAGGTATCAAGGCATAGCCTTGGGTTGGGATACTTATCTAGGCTGATTTCCATCCTAAACAACAGCAAGGTCACTATCAACAACATTAAAAGCTGATATTTAAGGTTCGTGAAccactttttatcttctttgatcagcaggcacttaataattcaATTTCTACACCACTTTAGGTTTACAACCTGCCTTTCCCACATGGTATAAGAGAAGTATATCAGTACTATTCCCCATTTTTTAGTAGAGGAAACCAAGGTTTACAGAGCTTTCTGGGAGTCACACGACCGGTGGATATGCAACTAGAACTGTTCTggtctaataattagagctgtcccaaagtggaatggactgcctctgGGTGGTGGCAGGATAATAAACCCTCCCCCACTTGGGGATGTGGTAGAGGGAATTACTGGTCAGGCGTGGGTTGAACAAGGTCATCTTTGCGGTTCCTTCCAACACTTCAAGTCTGTAATTCTGTGGCTACTATCAGTGTTCCCATTTATTAAAACTtcacacaataaatgtttgttgtagtTCTCATCATTCCCCCAGttaatttctattttcacttCCATGGTGGACAGAGGAAGTGACATGGTTCTTTACTTCCCTTTGACCGAATGGAGGACCTGAAATGGCCCAGGCCTAAATGATAGCCTTGAAGATTGGGGCAAAAAGTCTTAGAGATGTTCTGTTGTCATCTGCTTTTTGCCTAGAGAAGATGGGGTTTGTCTTCTCTCAAATTTCATTGTTATCCCTGAAGCAAAATAGAGAATTAAAAGAAACATTAAGTGAGAAAGAACCAAAGAGTACAATAAGACAGGATGTACCACAAGCTGAGATCCTCTCTAGAGACTGCCATTGGAACTGTAAACGTGGGATTCAAGCTTTTCTATAGGAGTAAGAGTCAAGCTGAGACAGACAGGGCACAGAAGGTGGAAGAGAAGGcatcaagaagagaaaagacaATAGGAAGATGTTGACATCATATCTGCTAGGGTGCAGAGGGTGCAGAGTTCTAAACATCCAGCTGGgagaaggaaaggcttcctagatGAAGTGGCTTTCAAATAGGGTCTTGAAAGATGAGTAAGACATCAACAGAGACAGCAGGGAAATGGGAGGAACTGCAGAAGACGCCAGAGGACAAGGTGAGCAAAAACATGGATAGAAGGTCTCAAGATATTTTTAGGGGCTGGTTCCCCCAATTTAAAAGGAGGTAGATTTCTGGCTAACatgagggaaaacttcctaacaatcaaagCTATACAGATATGAAATGGCTACCTTGACAGGAAGTTCCAAATCCTAACCAGGTATTAAGCAGATGATAGATGACTTGTCAGACTGCTATAGACAGAATTCATGTTTTGGGTATAAAATGAAACTAGACACCCTCTGAAGGCCCTTCTAAGGGCTGTGGCATGCAGTTCAGTTTGACTAAAGATTCACATATGTGAAGGGGGATCagtataaggctggaaaggtagagtggAGACAGACTACAGAGAGATTTTAATCCCAAGCAAAGTTTAGGCTGTTCTATGGCTGTGGAGAACCATGGAAGGTCTTTAAGTAAGGGAAGATATCATCGTATAGCTACATTCTTATAATCTCCACCGCACAGGCAGGAGTGATCTCTCCCCTCTGCGCTCCAATAGCCCTGTTTCTACTTTCCTGCCTTGTATTATGGTTAATTTCCACTACACCCCTCTCCACTAAACTATGAGGtccctgaaagccatcatcagtTCTGACCTAGTTCCCCACCTTTAATCTTCCATAGACACCTAGCATAATTCACAGGACCCTGTGATCAATATACTTTTACTAATCATTGATGAACTCAAATGAGTTTCTCTaatggtgggattttagttatAGGGGCAGGCCCACATGGTAGAGATTTTAGAGTCAACCGGCTTGTGATGTTTCCCACGTTACCCTCCTTGTGGATCACACTGCCTTGTTGCTCTTCAAATTGGCAGAGGGAGAATGGTGCAACCTAGCGCAAGTGGGATAAAAAGGACCCTGGACTGGGAAGCAAGATTTATGTGTCCTAAACCTTGTGACTTTGGATTCTcaccgagcctcagtttccccttctgtaaaatacaGATGGTAATAATACTTATGTTCCTTAACTCCCAGTATTGGTGGGATGCTCAGATTAGACAATGCATGCGATCTTAAGGGGtacaaataaaagagagaagattTCAAAGGTCACTAACCCACAGTTCCTCATGGAGAGGAGGAGCAGTGGCAGGGATGAGctgacagagaggaagagaagttaAAAAACTCGGTGAGCTCCCCAGGAATCCCATGGCAACCCTACAGGGAAGGCAGAAGCTGTAGGATGCTGCCATCTGCTGGTTAATGTAAATTTTTGCAGCCTAACTGTATGAAGAATGCTcacttttgttctatttctgtcTTGGATTACTCCCTGGGCAACCCTAGACAAGCTCTCCTCACTGGACCTCAaattcctcatccacaaaatgagggggttagattgtAGGCCCTGCGGCATGCCTTCCAGTTCAAATATCTTACTCCGTTCTGTTAGTAAACATAATAATAACTCTAATTTATATGGTATTTCTaagtttacagagtgctttcctcacaacagctctatgAGGGAGAGAGTACAGATATTATTCTCCCCCATCTTActgattgagaaactgaggctcag
This Trichosurus vulpecula isolate mTriVul1 chromosome 2, mTriVul1.pri, whole genome shotgun sequence DNA region includes the following protein-coding sequences:
- the LOC118835300 gene encoding olfactory receptor 2AT4-like, with translation MVHCNNQTMPPPMTVFILLGFPALQEAPLPLFFIFLALYTLIVVGNVVILVAVIGDPRLHKPMYFFLCNLSALDVLFTTTTVPKMLAMFLFQHNTISFASCFLQMYSFHTLTVMESFILVVMAYDRYEAICHPLHYPVRMTPQANARLAASAWAMALIIPAPVMVETSQLEYTARATVEHCFCDHLAVVRAACQDAGTEQQTFIGFCIAMTVSLVPLFLVLFSYGRILASVLKIASQEGRAKAFSTCTSHLLVVGTYYSSIAVAYVSYRMEMAIDLHVLSNVIFAILTPMLNPLIYTLRNKDVKEAIKTVFLRHFLI